In one Aythya fuligula isolate bAytFul2 chromosome 12, bAytFul2.pri, whole genome shotgun sequence genomic region, the following are encoded:
- the DBNDD1 gene encoding dysbindin domain-containing protein 1: MEAPGAGGTAELGKETLAPERTAGTPIPGTAEETPDVPVEEQGGIPIPSASLLQVTERRQPLSSVSSLEVHFDLLDLTELTDMSDQELAEVFADSDEENAAGESPSGDFEPPPSRCRPHGGARAEPAVPAGLHPQATPRAGYLRSPSWTRAREQGRDKKHLSDSELQPGAVDAFLAVERPQQE; this comes from the exons atGGAGGCTCCGGGAGCGGGCGGCACCGCAG agctgggcaagGAGACGCTGGCCCCGGAGCGAACGGCGGGGACCCCCATCCCCGGGACGGCTGAGGAGACCCCCGACGTCCCCGTGGAGGAGCAGGGCggcatccccatccccagcgccagcctgctgcaggtcACCGAGCGGAGAC AGCCGCTGAGCAGCGTGTCCTCGCTGGAGGTGCACTTCGACCTGCTGGACCTGACGGAGCTGACCGACATGTCGGACCAGGAGCTGGCCGAGGTCTTCGCCGACTCCGACGAGGAGAACGCGGCCGGCGAATCGCCCAGCGGTGATTTCGAACCCCCCCCGTCACGCTGCCGTCCTCACGGGGGGGCGCGGGCCGAGCCTGCTGTCCCCGCAGGGCTGCACCCGCAGGCCACGCCGCGGGCAGGGTACCTGCGCTCGCCCTCCTGGACCCGCGCGCGGGAGCAGGGCCGGGACAAGAAGCACCTCAGCGACTCGGAGCTGCAGCCGGGCGCCGTGGACGCCTTCCTGGCGGTGGAGCGGCCGCAGCAGGAGTAG
- the LOC116493990 gene encoding B-cadherin, which yields MRGSRSGLCPLLLLLLLPPAAAPARPCAPPGPGYGTVQYEDEEPHMGAVAPRPPGWLPVTPQDATIQPGPVRSRRSLQEVPGVPRALRRRKRDWVIPPIKVPENERGPFPKKLVQIKSNRDREAKIFYSITGQGADTHPEGIFTIEKETGWMKVTQPLDREHMDKYHLFSHAVSENGKPVEEPMEIIVTVTDQNDNKPQFTQEVFRGSVPEGALPGTSVMQVNATDADDAVETYNGVLAYSILSQEPREPHPHMFTVNRATGTLSVIASGLDRERVREYTLTVQAADLDGEGLTTTALAVIEITDVNDNAPEFDPKTYEAAVPENEAGLEVARLHTTDLDEPQTPAWRAVYSIVRGNEGGAFAITTDPASNEGVLRTAKALDYEAKRQFVLHVAVANEAPFAVKLPTATATVTVSVEDVNEAPVFDPPVRLAQVAEDAPLGQPLASYTAQDPDKAQRQRIKYVVGSDPAGWLSVHLENGLITARDHLDRESPFAKNSTYVAVLLAVDDGSPPATGTGTLLLTLLDVNDHGPEPEPRNIVVCNRSPVPQVLTVIDRDLPPNTGPFRAELSHGSGDSWAVEVGDTGDTVTLRLTEPLEQEEYSVYLRLFDRQGKDQVTVIKAQVCDCQGRVESCAYEPQVATGVPIILAVLGALLAFLIILLLLLLFVRRRKVVKEPLLLPEDDTRDNVFYYGEEGGGEEDQDYDLSQLHRGLDARPEVIRNDVAPPLMAAPQYRPRPANPEDIGTFIDENLKAADTDPTAPPYDSLLVFDYEGSGSEAASLSSLNSSDSDQDQDYDYLNEWGNRFKKLAELYGGGEDDE from the exons ATGCGGGGGTCGCGCTCCGGGCTCTGCccgctcctcctgctcctgctcctacCGCCTgccgccgccccggcccggccgtgCGCTCCCCCGGGGCCAG GCTATGGCACGGTGCAGTACGAGGACGAGGAGCCCCACATGGGAGCGGTGGCACCGAGGCCCCCAGGGTGGCTGCCTGTGACTCCCCAGGATGCCACCATCCAGCCAGGCCCTGTGCGGAGCCGGCGCTCCCTGCAG GAGgtccccggtgtccccagggcTCTGAGGAGGCGGAAGAGGGACTGGGTGATCCCTCCCATCAAGGTCCCTGAAAATGAGAGGGGTCCCTTCCCCAAAAAACTGGTTCAG ATCAAATCCAACCGGGACCGGGAGGCGAAGATCTTCTACAGCATCACGGGGCAGGGGGCAGACACCCACCCCGAGGGCATCTTCACCATCGAGAAGGAGACGGGCTGGATGAAGGTGACGCAGCCGCTGGACCGGGAGCACATGGACAAGTACCAC CTCTTCTCCCACGCCGTGTCCGAGAACGGCAAGCCCGTGGAGGAGCCGATGGAGATCATAGTGACGGTGACGGACCAGAACGACAACAAGCCCCAGTTCACGCAGGAGGTGTTCAGGGGCTCCGTGCCTGAGGGTGCTTTGCCAG GCACCTCAGTGATGCAGGTGAACGCCACGGATGCAGATGATGCCGTGGAAACCTACAACGGTGTCCTTGCCTACTCCATCCTCAGCCAGGAGCCACGGGAGCCCCATCCCCACATGTTCACCGTCAACAGGGCCACCGGCACCCTCAGCGTCATTGCCAGCGGCCTCGACCGCGAG CGTGTGCGGGAGTACACGCTGACCGTGCAGGCGGCTGACCTGGATGGCGAGGGGCTGACCACCACAGCGCTGGCCGTGATTGAGATCACGGATGTGAACGACAACGCCCCCGAGTTTGACCCCAAAACG TACGAGGCGGCTGTGCCGGAGAACGAGGCCGGGCTGGAGGTGGCCCGGCTGCACACCACGGACCTGGACGAGCCCCAGACACCGGCGTGGCGCGCCGTCTACTCCATCGTGCGCGGCAACGAGGGCGGCGCCTTCGCCATCACCACCGACCCTGCCAGCAACGAGGGCGTCCTGCGGACAGCCAAG GCTCTGGACTACGAGGCCAAGCGGCAGTTTGTGCTCCACGTGGCCGTGGCGAACGAGGCGCCCTTCGCCGTCAAGCTGCCCACGGCCACGGCCACGGTGACGGTCAGCGTGGAGGATGTGAACGAGGCACCCGTCTTCGACCCCCCGGTGCGGCTCGCCCAGGTGGCGGAGGACGCGCcgctggggcagcccctggcctCCTACACGGCCCAGGACCCCGACAAAGCCCAGCGGCAGCGCATCAA GTACGTGGTGGGCAGCGACCCAGCGGGCTGGCTGTCGGTGCACCTGGAGAACGGGCTCATCACGGCGCGGGACCACCTGGACCGCGAGTCGCCCTTCGCCAAGAACAGCACCTAcgtggccgtgctgctggccGTGGACGACG GTTCTCCACCCGCCACGGGCACTGGCACCCTGCTCCTCACCCTGCTGGATGTGAACGACCACGGCCCTGAGCCTGAGCCCCGCAACATCGTCGTCTGCAAccgcagccccgtgccccaGGTCCTCACCGTCATCGACAGGGACCTGCCCCCCAACACGGGTCCCTTCCGTGCCGAGCTGAGCCACGGCTCGGGGGACAGCTGGGCGGTGGAGGTCGGGGACACCG GTGACACCGTCACCTTGCGGCTGACGGAGCcgctggagcaggaggagtaCAGCGTCTACCTGCGGCTCTTCGACCGCCAGGGCAAGGACCAGGTCACCGTCATCAAGGCACAAGTGTGCGACTGCCAGGGCCGGGTGGAGAGCTGCGCCTACGAGCCGCAGGTGGCCACCGGCGTGCCCATCATCCTCGCCGTCCTGGGCGCCCTCCTGGCTTTTCTGA tcatcctgctgctgctgctgctctttgtgaggaggaggaaggtggtgaaggagccgctgctgctgccggagGACGACACGCGGGACAACGTCTTCTACTACGGGGAGGAGGGCGGGGGCGAGGAGGACCAG GACTACGACCTGAGCCAGCTGCACCGCGGCCTGGATGCCCGCCCCGAGGTGATCCGCAACGACGTGGCCCCCCCGCTGATGGCGGCCCCCCAGTACCGGCCCCGGCCCGCCAACCCCGAGGACATCGGCACCTTCATCGACGAG AACCTGAAGGCGGCTGACACGGACCCCACGGCCCCCCCCTACGACTCCCTGCTGGTGTTCGACTACGAGGGCAGCGGTTCGGAGGCCGCCTCGCTCAGCTCCCTCAACTCCTCCGACTCCGACCAGGACCAGGACTACGACTACCTCAACGAGTGGGGCAACCGCTTCAAGAAGCTGGCCGAGCTCTACGGCGGCGGGGAGGACGATGAGtag
- the GAS8 gene encoding dynein regulatory complex subunit 4: protein MAPKKAVKKGKGGKAPAVVDASAPEEMSREQLGQHIVRLREELDREREERNYFQLERDKIHTFWEITRRQLEEKKAELRHKDREMEEAEERHQVEIKVYKQKVKHLLYEHQENLTELKAEGTVSMRRAQKDHWAQEMELRKDMRSLKVELKEQELANEVVVKNMRLKQEEEITRLCNDFERQVKEIEAKYNKKMQMLRDELDLRRKTEIHEVEERKNNQISELMKNHEKAFSEIKNYYNDITIKNLALINLLKEQMEERKKRENQLEKEKADLLLHKKQQQETLQQTQEQVFEMQKKLAHYDMDKEALTNTKARLKVIQKELKDLQWEHEVLEQRFSKVQAERDELYQKFTKAINEVQQKTGFKNLLLERKLKGLLDVLEKKEVELSEVFAASNLDPGALSLVSQKLEDVLSSKNTTIEDLQFQLARACKAHNDMLQTLEAKLTAFGIPLDNLGFKPLESPVPGQALGQGPAGLVAVPT, encoded by the exons ATG GCGCCCAAAAAGGCCGTGAAGAAGGGGAAGGGCGGCAAGGCCCCGGCCGTGGTGGACGCCTCGGCCCCCGAGGAGATGAGCAGGGAGCAG ctggggcagcacaTTGTGCGTCTCCGGGAGGAGCTGGATCGGGAGCGGGAAGAGCGCAACTACTTCCAGCTGGAGCGTGATAAGATTCACACCTTCTGGGAGATCACCCGCcggcagctggaggagaagaaagccGAGCTGCGTCACAAGGACCGCGAGATGGAGGAGGCGGAGGAGCGGCACCAAGTGGAGATCAAG GTTTACAAGCAGAAGGTGAAGCACTTGCTGTACGAGCACCAGGAAAACCTCACCGAGCTGAAGGCGGAGGGCACCGTGTCCATGAGGCGGGCCCAGAAGGATCACTGGGCCCAGGAGATGGAGCTGCGCAAAGACATGCGCTCCTTAAAGGTGGAGCTGAAGGAGCAAGAGCTGGCCAACGAGGTGGTGGTGAAAAACATGCGCCTG AAACAAGAGGAAGAGATCACGCGGCTGTGCAACGACTTCGAGAGACAAGTGAAAG AGATCGAGGCCAAGTACAACAAGAAGATGCAAATGCTGCGGGACGAGCTTGACTTGCGCCGGAAGACCGAGATCCATGAGgtagaggagaggaaaaacaaccaGATCAGTGAGCTGATGAAGAACCACGAGAAGGCCTTCAGTGAGATCAAGAACTACTACAACGATATCACCATCAAAAACCTGGCACTCATCAACTTGCTCAAG GAGCagatggaggagaggaagaagagagagaatcagctggaaaaggagaaggcagATTTGCTGCTCCACAAGAAGCAACAGCAGGAGACCCTGCAGCAGACCCAGGAGCAGGTGTTTGAGATGCAGAAGAAGTTGGCCCACTATGACATGGACAAGGAGGCTCTGACG AACACAAAAGCCCGTCTGAAAGTCATCCAGAAGGAACTGAAAGACCTGCAGTGGGAACacgaggtgctggagcagcggTTCAGTAAG GTGCAGGCGGAGCGAGATGAGCTCTACCAGAAGTTCACCAAAGCCATTAACGAGGTGCAGCAGAAGACGGGCTTCAAGAACCTGCTCCTGGAGCGCAAGCTGAAAGGACTCCTCGACGTCCTGGAGAAGAAGGAGGTGGAGCTCAGCGAGGTCTTTGCAGCCTCCAACCTCGACCCGGGCGCCCTCTCCTTGGTCTCACAGAAGCTGGAG GACGTGCTCAGTTCCAAGAACACCACCATCGAGGACCTGCAGTTCCAGCTGGCCCGAGCCTGCAAG GCACACAACGACATGCTGCAGACGCTGGAGGCGAAGCTGACCGCCTTTGGGATCCCGCTGGACAACCTGGGCTTCAAGCCCCTGGAGAGCCCGGTGCCGGGCCAGGCGTTGGGGCAGGGCCCCGCGGGACTCGTGGCAGTGCCCACGTGA
- the DEF8 gene encoding differentially expressed in FDCP 8 homolog, producing the protein MAYDEKLARFRQAHLNPFNKGPEPPVGGGGPEEPPPGAAPPSVARRPEPCPGDAESPEPPMDLGLAEDHFSRPVGLILAPDVRQLRRAIEECKRAILALPEHSERQKDAVVRLIHLRLKLQELQDPDEEEPNIRVVLEHRFYKEKSKSVKQTCDKCSTIIWGLIQTWYTCTGCYYRCHSKCLPLVTKPCVRSKVSHQAEYQLSICPESGLDSQDYRCAECRAPIALRGVPSEARQCDYTGLYYCSSCHWNDLAVVPARAIHNWDFEPRKVSRCSMRYLALMVSRPVLKLREINPLLFNYVEELVEIRKLRQDILLMKPYFITCKEAMEARLLLQLQDRQHFVENDEMYSLQDLIDIEAGRLSCSLTEIHTLFAKHIKLDCERCQAKGFVCELCKEGDVLFPFDSHTSVCTDCSAVFHRDCYYDNSTTCPKCARLSLRKQSLFQDSVAEAEP; encoded by the exons ATGGCGTACGACGAGAAGCTGGCCCGGTTCCGCCAGGCTCACCTCAACCCCTTCAACAAGGGTCCCGAACCTCCAGTCGGGGGGGGAGGACCCGAGGAGCCgccccccggtgctgcccccccGTCGGTTGCCCGGCGGCCGGAGCCGTGCCCGGGGGACGCCGAGAGCCCGGAGCCCCCCATGGACCTGGGGCTGGCCGAGGACCACTTCTCGCGGCCCGTG GGTCTGATCCTGGCCCCCGACGTGCGGCAGCTGCGCCGCGCCATCGAGGAGTGCAAGCGGGCCATCCTGGCGCTGCCCGAGCACTCGGAGCGCCAGAAGGACGCCGTGGTGCGCCTCATCCACCTCCGCCtcaagctgcaggagctgcag GACCCCGACGAGGAGGAGCCCAACATCCGCGTGGTGCTGGAGCACCGCTTCTACAAGGAGAAGAGCAAGAGCGTCAAGCAGACGTGCGACAAGTGCAGCACCATCATCTGGGGGCTCATCCAGACCTGGTACACCTGCACAG GGTGCTACTACCGGTGCCACAGCAAGTGCCTGCCCCTGGTCACCAAACCCTGCGTCAGGTCCAAGGTGAGCCACCAGGCCGAGTACCAGCTCAGCATCTGCCCCGAGAGCGGGCTGGACAGCCAGGATTACCGCTGTGCCGAGTGCCGGGCACCCATCGCCCTCC ggggggTGCCCAGCGAGGCGCGGCAGTGCGACTACACCGGCCTCTActactgcagcagctgccactgGAACGACCTGGCCGTCGTCCCCGCCCGCGCCATCCACAACTGGGACTTTGAGCCCCGCAAG GTGTCGCGCTGCAGCATGCGGTACCTGGCGCTGATGGTGTCGCGGCCCGTGCTGAAGCTGCGGGAGATCAACCCCCTGCTCTTCAACTACgtggaggagctggtggagaTCCGG AAGCTGCGCCAGGACATCCTGCTGATGAAGCCCTACTTCATCACCTGCAAGGAGGCGATGGAGGcgcggctgctgctgcag CTGCAGGACCGGCAGCACTTCGTGGAGAACGACGAGATGTACTCGCTGCAGGACCTCATCGACATCGAGGCCGGGCGCCTGAGCTGCTCCCTGACCGAGATCCACACCCTCTTCGCCAAGCACATCAAGCTGGACTGCGAG CGCTGCCAGGCGAAAGGCTTCGTGTGTGAGCTGTGCAAGGAGGGCGACGTGCTTTTCCCCTTCGACAGCCACACCTCGGTGTGCACCGACTGCTCCGCCGTCTTCCACAG GGACTGCTACTACGACAACTCCACCACGTGCCCCAAGTGCGCCCGGCTCAGCCTGCGGAAGCAGTCCCTCTTCCAGGACTCGGTGGCCGAGGCAGAGCCCTAG
- the TUBB3 gene encoding tubulin beta-3 chain, which produces MSTLAPLRLLREPWNASEGNQSNATAGAGGAWCQGLDVPNELFLTLGLVSLVENLLVVAAILKNRNLHSPMYYFICCLAVSDMLVSVSNLAETLFMLLMEHGVLVIHASIIRHMDNIIDMLICSSVVSSLSFLGVIAVDRYITIFYALRYHSIMTLQRAVVTMASVWLASTVSSTVFITYYRNNAILLCLIGFFLFMLILMLVLYIHMFALARHHLRSISSQQKHPTVYRTSSLKGAVTLTILLGVFFICWGPFFFHLILIVTCPTNPFCTCFFGYFNLFLILIICNSVVDPLIYAFRSQELRRTLREVVLCSWAAAAGADWPRRGGDVSARPGAARGPYKGGGGGGAAPRAAGAAPLPLPVPLPLPVPLPVPLPLRSRPGRTMREIVHIQAGQCGNQIGAKFWEVISDEHGIDPSGNYVGDSDLQLERISVYYNEASSHKYVPRAILVDLEPGTMDSVRSGAFGHLFRPDNFIFGQSGAGNNWAKGHYTEGAELVDSVLDVVRKECENCDCLQGFQLTHSLGGGTGSGMGTLLISKVREEYPDRIMNTFSVVPSPKVSDTVVEPYNATLSIHQLVENTDETYCIDNEALYDICFRTLKLATPTYGDLNHLVSATMSGVTTSLRFPGQLNADLRKLAVNMVPFPRLHFFMPGFAPLTARGSQQYRALTVPELTQQMFDAKNMMAACDPRHGRYLTVATVFRGRMSMKEVDEQMLAIQSKNSSYFVEWIPNNVKVAVCDIPPRGLKMSSTFIGNSTAIQELFKRISEQFTAMFRRKAFLHWYTGEGMDEMEFTEAESNMNDLVSEYQQYQDATAEEEGEMYEDDEEESEAQGAK; this is translated from the exons ATGTCAACATTGGCCCCCCTGCGCCTGCTCCGTGAGCCCTGGAACGCCAGCGAGGGCAACCAGAGCAACGCCACGGCCGGGGCTGGAGGCGCCTGGTGCCAGGGGCTCGACGTGCCCAACGAACTCTTCCTCACGCTGGGGCTGGTGAGCCTGGTGGAGAACCTGCTGGTGGTGGCCGCCATCCTGAAGAACAGGAACCTGCACTCGCCCATGTACTACTTCATCTGCTGCCTGGCTGTCTCCGACATGCTGGTGAGCGTCAGCAACCTGGCGGAGACGCTCTTCATGCTGCTGATGGAGCATGGCGTGCTGGTGATCCACGCCAGCATCATCCGCCACATGGACAACATCATCGACATGCTCATCTGCAGCTCCGTCGtgtcctccctctccttcctagGGGTGATCGCCGTGGACCGCTACATCACCATCTTCTACGCCCTGCGCTACCACAGCATCATGACGCTGCAGCGGGCCGTGGTCACCATGGCCAGCGTCTGGCTGGCCAGCACCGTCTCCAGCACCGTCTTCATCACCTACTACCGCAACAACGCCATCCTCCTCTGCCTCATCggcttcttcctcttcatgctGATCCTCATGCTGGTGCTCTACATCCACATGTTCGCCCTGGCCCGCCACCACCTGCGCAGCATCTCCAGCCAGCAGAAGCACCCCACCGTCTACCGCACCAGCAGCCTGAAGGGAGCCGTGACGCTCACCATCCTGCTGGGCGTCTTCTTCATCTGCTGGGGGCCCTTCTTCTTCCACCTCATCCTCATCGTCACCTGCCCCACCAACCCCTTCTGCACCTGCTTCTTCGGCTACTTCAAcctcttcctcatcctcatcATCTGCAACTCGGTGGTTGACCCCCTCATCTACGCCTTCCGGAGCCAGGAGCTCCGGCGGACGCTGCGGGAGgtggtgctgtgctcctg GGCTGCGGCGGCGGGCGCTGATTGGCCACGGCGCGGCGGTGACGTCAGCGCCCGGCCCGGTGCGGCGCGCGGCCCCTATaaaggcggcggcggcggcggggccgccccccgcgCTGCCGGTGCCGCTCCGCTCCCGCTCCCGGTCCCGCTCCCGCTCCCGGTCCCGCTCCCGGTTCCGCTCCCGCTGcgctcccggcccggccgcaCCATGAGGGAGATCGTCCACATCCAGGCGGGGCAGTGCGGCAACCAGATCGGCGCCAAG ttttgGGAGGTGATCAGCGATGAGCACGGCATAGACCCCAGCGGCAACTACGTGGGCGACTCGGACCTGCAGCTGGAGCGCATCAGCGTCTACTACAATGAGGCCTCCT CTCACAAGTACGTGCCTCGCGCCATCCTGGTGGACCTGGAGCCAGGGACGATGGACAGCGTGCGCTCGGGTGCCTTCGGGCACCTCTTCCGCCCCGACAACTTCATTTTCG GTCAGAGTGGGGCCGGCAATAACTGGGCCAAGGGGCACTACACAGAAGGGGCCGAGCTGGTGGACTCGGTGCTGGACGTGGTGCGGAAGGAGTGCGAGAACTGCGACTGCCTGCAGGGCTTCCAGCTCACCCACTCGCTGGGCGGCGGCACGGGCTCGGGCATGGGCACCCTGCTGATCAGCAAGGTGCGCGAGGAGTACCCCGACCGCATCATGAACACTTTCAGCGTGGTGCCGTCCCCCAAGGTGTCGGACACGGTGGTGGAGCCCTACAACGCCACCCTCTCCATCCACCAGCTGGTGGAGAACACGGACGAGACCTACTGCATCGACAACGAGGCCCTCTACGACATCTGCTTCCGCACGCTCAAGCTGGCCACCCCCACCTACGGCGACCTCAACCACCTCGTCTCGGCCACCATGAGCGGCGTCACCACCTCCCTGCGCTTCCCCGGCCAGCTCAACGCCGACCTGCGCAAGCTGGCGGTCAACATGGTGCCCTTCCCTCGCCTCCACTTCTTCATGCCCGGCTTCGCCCCGCTGACGGCCCGCGGGTCCCAGCAGTACCGCGCCCTCACCGTCCCCGAGCTCACCCAGCAGATGTTTGATGCCAAGAACATGATGGCCGCTTGCGACCCGCGCCACGGCCGCTACCTCACCGTGGCCACCGTCTTCCGCGGCCGCATGTCCATGAAGGAGGTGGACGAGCAGATGCTGGCCATCCAGAGCAAGAACAGCTCCTACTTCGTGGAGTGGATCCCCAACAACGTCAAGGTGGCCGTCTGCGACATCCCGCCCCGGGGGCTGAAGATGTCCTCCACCTTCATCGGCAACAGCACGGCCATCCAGGAGCTCTTCAAGCGCATCTCGGAGCAGTTCACGGCCATGTTCCGCCGCAAGGCCTTCCTCCACTGGTACACGGGCGAGGGCATGGACGAGATGGAGTTCACCGAGGCCGAGAGCAACATGAACGACCTGGTGTCCGAGTACCAGCAGTACCAGGACGCCACGGCCGAGGAGGAGGGCGAGATGTACGAGGACGACGAGGAGGAGTCGGAGGCGCAGGGCGCCAAGTGA
- the LOC116494167 gene encoding cadherin-1-like, with translation MAPCTLILLLLLLLLQVTVLSTQVDDVAFPASGRGLRRQKRDWVIPPISCPENHRGPFPMKLAQIKSNKDKETKVFYSITGQGVNSPPVGVFTIERETGWLEVTQPLDREEIEKYVLFSHAVSANGQPVEDPMEIIITVMDQNDNKPVFTKQVFVGYIEENAKPGTSVMTVNATDADDTVAADNGIVSYSIVSQEPARPHPQMFTINPQKGVISVLGTGLDRETTPNYTLIVRATDQEGKGLSTTATAVIKVTDANDNIPIFDPTMYEGTVPENEVGLEVARLHVTDQDMPGSPAWQAVYRIKSGDQDGAFSIATDPNTNDGILRTAKGLDYETRNRYDLVVTVENVVPLSVSLGLSSASVLVLVRDVNEPPVFVPPVKRVEVSEDLPVGHEVTSYTAQDPDKNQRNRITYRMGSDPAGWLAIDPENGIVTAAQPLDRESVHAINSTYKAIVLAVDNGVPDATGTGTLLLLLQDVNDNGPTPEPRIFDICSRQPEEQTLTIVDKDLPPNTYPFQAALEHGSSTNWSVIMSGQDSLLLRLNKELEPGEYSIFLRLTDSQGKAQVTEVKARVCDCEGAAENCEQRAFTATAIVTIRDAISNVPVFSFTMVGGMERPQGSLTTHVLNTATGLPAARLALRLAQLQEPGAQWRELAQRWTDEDGRCLPLLPPGQAKAGTYKLHFETAEYWESLGYSSFYPFVEVVFTITDPTQKLHIPLLISPYSYTTYRGS, from the exons ATGGCACCCTGCAccctcatcctcctccttctcctcctcctcctgcag GTCAcggtgctcagcacccaggtAGATGACGTGGCCTTCCCCGCATCTGGCCGCGGCCTCCGAAGGCAGAAGAGGGACTGGGTCATCCCCCCCATCAGCTGCCCCGAGAACCACCGGGGGCCCTTCCCCATGAAGCTGGCACAG ATCAAATCCAACAAGGACAAGGAGACCAAGGTTTTCTACAGCATCACAGGCCAGGGGGTGAACAGCCCCCCCGTGGGCGTCTTCACCATCGAGCGTGAGACGGGGTGGCTGGAGGTGACGCAGCCGCTGGACCGCGAGGAGATCGAGAAATACGTC CTCTTCTCCCACGCCGTGTCGGCCAACGGGCAGCCCGTGGAGGACCCCATGGAGATCATCATCACGGTGATGGACCAGAACGACAACAAGCCCGTCTTCACCAAGCAGGTCTTCGTCGGCTACATCGAGGAGAACGCGAAGCCAG GCACCTCCGTGATGACCGTGAACGCCACGGACGCGGATGACACGGTGGCTGCAGACAACGGCATCGTCAGCTACTCCATCGTCAGCCAGGAGCCGGCGCGCCCGCACCCCCAGATGTTCACCATCAACCCCCAGAAGGGCGTCATCAGCGTCCTCGGCACGGGGCTGGACCGCGAG ACCACCCCCAACTACACGCTGATCGTCCGGGCCACGGACCAGGAGGGCAAGGGGCTGTCCACCACCGCCACGGCCGTCATCAAGGTCACGGATGCCAACGACAACATCCCCATCTTCGACCCCACCATG TACGAGGGGACGGTGCCCGAGAACGaggtggggctggaggtggccaGGCTGCACGTGACGGACCAGGACATGCCGGGCTCCCCGGCCTGGCAAGCCGTCTACCGCATCAAGAGCGGGGACCAGGACGGCGCCTTCAGCATCGCCACCGACCCCAACACCAACGACGGCATCCTGAGGACCGCCAAG GGCCTGGACTATGAGACCAGGAACCGCTACGACCTCGTGGTGACGGTGGAGAACGTGGTCCCCCTCTCCGTGTCCCTCGGGCTCTCCTCGGCCAGCGTGCTGGTGCTCGTCAGGGATGTGAACGAGCCCCCCGTCTTCGTGCCCCCCGTCAAGAGGGTGGAGGTGTCGGAGGACCTGCCGGTGGGGCACGAGGTCACCTCCTACACGGCCCAGGACCCCGACAAGAACCAGAGGAACAGGATCAC GTACCGCATGGGCAGCGACCCCGCGGGGTGGCTGGCCATCGACCCCGAGAACGGCATCGTCACGGCCGCCCAGCCGCTGGACCGCGAGTCGGTGCACGCCATCAACAGCACCTACAAGGCCATCGTCCTGGCCGTGGACAACG GGGTGCCGGATGCAACGGGCACGGggacgctgctgctgctcctccaggacGTGAACGACAACGGGCCCACGCCGGAGCCCCGCATCTTCGACATCTGCAGCCGGCAGCCCGAGGAGCAGACGCTGACCATCGTCGACAAGGACCTGCCCCCAAACACCTACCCGTTCCAGGCAGCGCTGGAGCACGGCTCCAGCACCAACTGGAGTGTCATAATGTCTGGCCAAG ACTCGCTGCTCCTGAGACTGAATAAGGAGCTGGAGCCCGGGGAGTACAGCATCTTCCTGAGGCTGACAGACAGCCAGGGCAAGGCACAAGTCACAGAAGTCAAAGCCCGGGTGTGCGATTGCGAAGGGGCAGCCGAAAACTGCGAGCAGAGAGCGTTCACTGCCACTGCCATCGTCACCATCAGGGATGCCATCAGCAATGTTCCCGTCTTCAGCTTCACCATG GTTGGAGGCATGGAGAGGCCGCAGGGCTCCCTGACCACCCACGTGCTGAACACGGCCACGGGGCTGCCCGCCGCCCGCCTCGCCCTCCGcctggcccagctgcaggagccggGGGCGCAGTGGAGGGAGCTGGCACAGAG GTGGACGGATGAGGACGGGCGCTGcctgcccctcctgcctccGGGGCAGGCTAAGGCTGGCACCTACAAGCTGCACTTTGAGACAGCGGAGTACTGGGAGAGCCTGGGGTACAGCAGCTTCTACCCCTTCGTGGAG GTCGTCTTCACCATCACCGACCCAACCCAGAAGCTGCACATCCCGCTGCTGATCAGCCCCTACTCCTACACAACGTACCGGGGCAGCTAG